CAACTCTGTGGTCCGCACCCCCCACCTGCGCTCACTGGCCCAGCGCAGCCTGGTGTTCAGCAACGCCTTCACATCTGTCAGCAGCTGCTCCCCCAGCCGCTCCACCATCCTCACTGGCCTGccccaggtaacacacacacacacacacacacacacacacacacacagttgtgtcacCATGACTTCaaaggacattacattgactgaCATTGATTTCTTGGAGACTTACTCTGaccttaaccatagttactacttacctaaccctaaactTAACTTAAGCTAAACTTATACTTCTCCTTAAAATGATTTACGTTTGAaggctttttgtccccataaggaagacaaatCCCCATAATTTGATTGTGTAAACAGGTTTAGGTCCCCACAGCCTGGGTAATActtggaccacacacacagtattgcagtgtgtttgtcttgtttccaGCATCAGAATGGAATGTACGGGCTTCATCAGGGCGTCCATCACTTCAACTCGTTTGACGCCGTACAAAGTCTGCCGCTGCTCCTCAGCAAGGCCAAGGTACACACAGGTCAGTAACAAAGAAACCAGTTTATCTccagtctacacacacacacacttgcttttTAGACAAAattatcttcttctttttcactctcATCTCTGCAGGTATAATTGGGAAGAAGCACGTCGGTCCTGGATCCGTCTACCCTTTCGACTTCGCCTACACGGAGGAGAACAACTCGGTCCTGCAGGTGGGGAGGAACATCACACGCATCAAACTCCTGGTCCGCAAGTTTTTCCAAACGCACAAAGAGGAAGCCACCGAGCAAAGACGGAAGAAAGAAGAGTATAAAGGAGACAGTGGTGacagaagaagtgaagagagaCCGTTTTTCCTTTATGTCGCCTTCCACGACACCCACAGATGTGGACATTCACAGCCACAGTACGGAGCTTTCTGTGAGAAGTTTGGTAATGGTGAAATGGGGATGGGACGAATACCTGACTGGACTCCAGAATATTACACACCAGACCAAGTAAAGGTCAGTgaagtaaatggtttgtatttataaaagtGAAGTCAAGATTTTACATAGTGACATGTAGAAAGAGACAAGATTTTTCATCGAAAACAAGGATAATCACTTtaatatatagataaatattttatatacaaattAATATCTAATAACTTATGTCATGTATCATAATATGATCATAAAAGTGAAATAGTACAGTCTTCAATATCAGATACAAAGTAccaacagaaaatgtgtgtgtcttccactgcctctgctcctctctccgctagataaacattaatatttgatattaGTGATCATTTTTGCTTTGTCTCATGTATTGTAACATTTGTTTATCTGCTCTGTCCTCATCTCATGCACTCATGCAGGTTCCTCCCTTTGTGCCAGACACCCCTGTAGCCCGAGCTGACCTGGCTGCACAGTACACCACAGTCAGCCGGCTGGATCAGGGTATGTAACAACAACCTACATGCACACAAGATAAGCAGATGGagaaaggttttgtttttgtataacaCTACTGGTGTAAATTTCCTCTGCAGGTATTGGATTAGTTCTTCAGGAGCTCAGGGACGCCGGTTATGAGAACGACACGCTGGTTATCTACAGCTCAGACAACGGCATCCCCTTCCCTAACGGCAGAACCAACCTGTATCACTCCGGCACAGCAGAACCCATGCTGGTGTCCTCTCCAGAGCACAGGGAGCGATGGGGAGACACCAGCCAGGCCTACGTCAGTCTCCTTGGTAAGAAGaatactgatttaaaaaaacagaaaggctaACTTGGTAGATTTCCTACCCCTTGAGGGGGACACTggcttttacacacacacgggcaAACATGGAGGTCAGTGTGTTTATCTGATGAGCGTAAAGCAGCCACAAGAGGGAGATGAGCAATGAAGCTTCAGCAACAGATCACAGATAGAACTGTATAAAGGGAAAAGAGCCTCTCAACAGGAAGCAAttaaatgtgaatatgaatattatGAACAGGATTGATTAGTCTTCAATACACGATACATGGTTTTCATTTGACAGGTGCTTCTCTCTAAACACTATGGCATAAATAGCAGAGGCTCATGATGCGTTCACTAtttcatactttttatttttactttctcactctcttttgTGGCAGACATCACTCCCACCATTCTGGACTGGTTCTCTGTTCCCTACCCGTCCTACAGCCTCCCGGGCAGCCCCGCCACCCTGGTCCATCTCACCGGTCGCTCCTTGCTGCCCACTCTGGTCACTGAGCCCGGCCACTGGCACACCATCTACGCCAGCCAGTCCCTCCACGAGGTCCGCGAGCGCTGCCGCTTTCAGACAAGACGTCAGTAAAACACATGCGAGGGAATCAAACACGCAGCCGACTTGACTATTATTGTCATATGTGATTTCAGGTCACCATGTACTACCCAACCCGCTCTGTCCACCAGGGGGCGTACCACCTTCTCCACAACCTACACTACCGGATGCCCTTCCCGGTTGACCAAGACCTGTACGTGTCACCCACCTTCCAGGACCTGCTGAACCGCACCAGGCTGAGCGAGCCGACGCACTGGTTCAAGAGCCTGGAGCAGTATTACTACAGAGAGCGCTGGGAGCTGTACGACTCCAGGTCTGTTCTAATTAATGATTAGAACTAATTAATGTTCTAATCATTAATTACCATAAAAACCTGATCAGCTATAATTGATCTTTTTACTCTGTGACCCACTGTTCAGCATCTATTGGCagcttataaataaataaactctaTAATGGAGCTGTACAAAGCTATAGGGACAATTTAAGTGTTAACAGTATTTGTCAACCATTAAAACCTATGAAGGCATTTTATTGACACattcagattattattattatatataattataaattattacAATTTTTGAACAGTTTTACCTTATTTTCATTGATTATCTGTTGATAAATCATCCTCCACATACGGTGTCTCTACAGGAGTTAAAGTTTATATATGACGAGTTTAATAAACCATTTGTTTAATGTCGATATGATGCTTAGAAATCGCATACAGATGGGTCAAATGAATTAAGTGACTTACGAGTTCATTCTAAAATCTCGGCTTTGGCCCTGAGTCAGTTTTTGGTGTTTCAATATGAACGATTGTTTCACCGTCACAGGACAGACCCACTGGAGATGAGGAACCTGGTATCAGACCCGTCTTACAGCGCCGTGCTCGAGAGCCTGAGGCAGAGTCTGCAGAAGTGGCAGTGGGAGACTGGAGACCCCTGGGTCTGTGGACCAGACTATGTCCTGGAGGACAAACTGGAGCCACACTGCAGACCACTCTACAATGGACTCTAATGGTACTTTTACTCATCCTTGGCCGACATGACGTCTGCATACAGGAGCGCATTCATTGAATGgaataaattatgtttatttgtgtatatatttttatatgtttaaagttcaataataaacattaaagttgtcCCAACATTATTTGTCTTTATGttacaaaataatttaataattctGATCAGTGTCTCTTCTTATCTGTGTCTATACATTTAATGCATTTTCCCAGACGCCATGATAACCTTGTTAGATAGAAAGACAATGTGGTTACGAAGTATGTAACTGATTTCGTGATTATTTCATTGAACAAACATAGATGCATCCCTCCTCTGTCTTAATCGCCATCGCTGCTGCTCTTGTACTGATCTGCTGAATGCAGCTCTGTGGGATTCGTGACGCATGACCTGTGAGCTCCATAAATCAATCAGTAAGAAAAGCTTTTTATTGATAAAGGCCCGCTTTTCCTCTGAGCTCCACTTTGAAGTCGGACTGATTCACGCGTAGAAAGCTGCTGAAAGTTAAAACAAATTGGTTCAGTCGATTATTCACTCATGTTTATTGATCTGCTCATTTCTTTTTCCGCTCCTAATCTGTCCAACCTCACTGATGTTGGGGTCTGAAGCCACACAAGCAGATTCAGCTTCATTACACTCTTTTTGTTTGATGCACTGTTGCatatcattgttttttataCATCCAGAGAGATTTCAAACCTAAACTTCAGCCTATaacataataaagaaaaaaactttataCGTCACTAATTAATAAACTATTCTGGACGTGTTTGAGTTTTACTACAGGGCGTGCTGGGAAATGAATGACTCCAGCTACAGCTGCTCATGttttttcagtgaaaatgttcattGCGATGATTCAAAGATATAACTTAGTAAGTTAGAGGTTAAGATCCAGCTCATAAATATAGAGCTTAGCCGACAATGTAGGATCCACTGGTTCAAATGAGATAAAcctgttgaatatatttttagacCTTCAGTTGAGATTTTGAAGCTAAAAATCAGCCTATAACATAATGAAGGATATTTagtcatttaattaaaaaacatctgGACATGTTCGAGCTTTGACAACCTACCTCAGTGTCTACCCTGCTCCACTGCAGATAATCAGTTTCACTTATACCTCTACAAGCCTCAGAGAAGGACTGACATCCCCATACCTCTCCAACCCCCTCATActctaatacacacacacacacacacacacacacacacacacacacacacacacccctcccatGTCGCCACCAAGCCATGAAAAGCGATCGATTGTGATTGGTCTTTTCCCTCCTCCTGAACACAGACGTCTCATCATCCACCCACCTCAATTTTGATTTGATGAACGTCTCGGTCACGATAACGTCTCAGCCTATATAAGCACCACAAAGTTTCCCAAACAGCCAACAAAACATAAAGTCGGCCGCTGAACAAGAGCAGAAAGAAGAACAAAGCCGTTCCTCACTTTGCGTAAAGGGAAGGAAAAAGGTGCCAATACAGACATGGAGAGGTCCGTCAGGTTTGCCGTGGTGTGCGTCGGAGTGTCCCTGCTCATCTCCTGCCGTCCAGTTGAAGCCTGGTACAAACAGTCGACCGGGCCCAGTTACTACTCGGTGGGTCGCGCCTCTGGTTTGCTGTCCGGCATCAGGAGGTCACCGTACGTCCGTAGGGCCGAGACCGAGGAGACGCTGATGGAGAGCGGGGAGACGACGGGTAACAACGTGATGCCAGAGACCAACAGGCAGATCTCCATCCTCAAAAGCATGGTGAGTTCAGTCATAATGATGCGCACTCTATTCCTCATTGCTTTACACTGAGGATGGGACGAAGAGGTGGTGCGTAAAATGCGCTTTCCGCTCAGCACCACAGGAGCTACAGTTATTGTGATGCTTAAATATTTTAGCTTGGTAATATTTTAACTAAATAAGCGTTAAATATtgatatgtttttacttttgtttcttaCAGTTGAGGTCTAAACGTTAAATACCGGTTTAAAACCCGTGCGTAAAGGCGCACACCAGTGAGCGCTGTTGCTCAAAGCGCAGCCAGGAAAACACCAGCAGACGAAAATACAGAGCTTTTATGAAGAGAACATTCCGCGCCATGTTATTAGCTGTTGTTAAATAATCCTAATAATTCATCTATATTCTAAATGAAATGAAGAGGTGGTGAAGTTAGTGCACAGACTTCTCCCTGCAGTTGATTAAATGATGGTGGAGAAAAGTATGATCAAAACCAGGAAGATTCTTTCTTTGAGTGAATTTTATTACGTAAACTTACTTTTTCCTCATCCCTTCCTCTCACATCCTTCAGGCCATCTGCGTAAAGGACATCTCTCCAAACCTGAAGAGCTGCGAGCTGCTGCGGGACGGGACCGGCACCTTCCAGTGCAAGGCGGACGTCTTCCTCACCCTGGACTCCCTGGACTGCCTGTCCGCGTGAGTCCCCGCGTGAATCCGGGGACTcggcagagggagggagacatgTAATCCTCGTCCTCCACCTTCCCGGGAgggctgaaaaagaaaaaaaatgcaggaAGGGAGGGAAAGGCATGAGGGATGAAGGAGTGTGTTGGGGTTGATGGCGTTGAGGAAAACCTGATCATTATCAATGATGGACCGCTGCTGACTCTGAATGTtctctcatttaaaaacacaaacattgttctttttttctgctttgattACATGAGTATAGAAAGAGATGTTAATTGAAACCACTTTGTTTTCACATGACTTCCTCTCTTTACTGTCTAACCCCTGACATGTACCCACTCTTGcctaaatgtattaaatgtccAGACATTTGACTGCAGAGCAGATTTCTTGGAaagtacttttatttattttatctattaaaacaaacactggtAACTTGTGTGGCTTAAATTTGTCTCTAAATATTTCAAAGAACAAGTAAAATAAGTGATGTGTGCAGTGCTACCTCGATTTGTTAATCACCTGCAGTGTTGaccttcaaaaataaaaaagaacaaactgtAATCTTGTCGATTAGATTAAAGTAGTAGTGATACAGAATGAAAcgtaaagacagaaaatgacagaaaaactaGAAGGAAAAATGCACATgtagatattttatatatgtatgaagcatttttatttacacaccAGAAGAAAAGCACTTCATCATAAGGCACTTGggggtgtttttttaaactctttctctcactttcagAGTCCATATCACAGCGTAGCAGTCATTAGCACATCTTGTTTGTTACTGGAGTCAGAGAGGAGCTGCCGCGATCGCTCAGTCAGTCGCTCAGGGGAGCCTTCACCGAGTTAATGTCACACAAATCACAAAGAGGAGGCAGCATCCTGCTTGACAAAccagggtttgtgtgtgtgtgtgtgtttcagatattACAACAATAATCATCAAGTAGGTAAATGAAACAAGTCACCAGGCTTCAGGGATGATTCCTCATGTTATTTTCCAAATTTACCAATATTAAAGCGTCCCGGAATCGTCTCTGAATGGCAAGAGTCGGGGGAACGCGCGAAGGCACAGATGATAATGACCTTGTGTGCTGTGATTTTAACTGCGGAAGAGTAAACGCAAACTAGGGTGCTTTTGCTGCGTCACGGCCTCATTAGGAGAAGGGTGTGTGACGCACGGGATGCACACAGCGGAGACACAGTGATTAATGAGTGGAAAACACACCATGGTATGCACGAGTGAGCCCAGCACCAGGGAAGTAACGGACAAACAGTAAATCCTCCTCACGCCCTGTGTCCTGCCTGcccactcacactcacacaaaacacGTCGAAACGGGAGGATTGGGCCAGTGGTCGTCTTCTGTCCTTAATGTGTTTCCAGACGTTTTTTAACGCTACATGAAATGAAGCATCACAAGCTCCCAGACTGCTCCTCAAGAGAGAAAACTAATGCTTCGTTGAGAGGATCCTCATGTTCTCTTCAATCCCTTTTCTTTGCTACGTTCgccttttaaaatgaaacattcaaacacaaacagggcCGTCTGTCCGGTGACATCCACTGGCAGTCACAGAAGTGACACTGCCTCCAGGTTCTCTTTGATAATCGTGTCCATGACCACCTGAAAGACGACCTGGATGTTGGATGTGTCCGTCGCCGTGGTGAAGTGGTGGTAGATGAGCTTGCTGGCCGTGGCGTTGAGCGAAACAAAGGTGGCGGCGATGAAGCGGGCGGCCGAATCCACGTCGCAGTCTGCTCCTGcaagagagaagacagaggaatCAGACTCTACAGTGATAATCTTCCTCCTCGGCACAGACAACTGAAGGAGTGTCAGTTAAATGTGGAATAGACGAGTAAATCACAAGCATGTGGAGGATTATGTGAAGAAAGTCAGATGACTTGAAATAACAGAGATTATGATTTGGTGTTAAATGGATAACAAAACTGGTTTGATCTTAAGAACGTTTATTACAGTACAAGAGATGTAACTATGTGTTATATTAAGTTCTAACATCTGAATAACAACAGATGTGATGGAGAGTTCATGAAAACAAATGCCAATAAGGTTATGTTGTCACCCCTGatcgtttgtgtgtttgtttgtttgtgaacgggattaaacaaaaaaaaacaacttgacaaatttccacgaaacttggaaGGATGGAACACGGACCAAGAAAGACCCCATTCAACCCAAGATGAAGGGGCGGGTCCAGGAATTGCTTGtgttaatgaaaacatgtttaggAGACTGTTATTtgactgtgtgcaatttggtgcagattcaaataaaaatccacatctagggaatttgaatgtggtttcattaggggactgtcgggccttggtggATGTATGAGTCTACTGAGTGTCACTAAAGATATTCAGATCTGTATTATTCACACAAATGTCAACACATTAATGTTGATTACAATTTAAAGTCCTGCATTAAAAATCCTAGAAATACATGAGTAAATGTTATGGATTAGTATTTGTTCTGCAGTAAAATGGATCCCGTGGCTGATGTATTATTATAGGTGACATTATTACAATGTTTAGTTACTTGCTGGAGGTGGAGCTCGTTATTGCTGCTTTATGTAACGTTTGATAGTTTAGTCCACTGGTTTCCAGTCAAAGCATCAAACCTTCCAAAGGCTCATTAAATTTATCGGAGGGGTTTTAAGAAGTTTAAGGTAAAtataaaagaaggaaagaagagaaacagagacaaagtcCAACTCACTTGGAtttgtcagaaatgtgtttttatattgtaatttGAACAGTTATTCTAAATTAAAAGTGGACATCAACTAGACTGACAGTCAACAAAACTGGAAACCAGTggattcaaagtattttgtagTTATAATTAAATACTGGATCTCAACAATCTCTGAGCTCATTGTCTATCGTCTGAAGACAAATTAGTCTTTGGGGCAACGGACAATATTTGCGATTGTAGTGAGTGGATATCTGGGACAAGACTCTGTCTTCCATTCACCAAACTGTTATTTCCGACTAGTTTCTTTTATTAAACGAGTCGAGTCGAGTCACCACACAAAACACCAACGATgattaaagaaaatgacatttagGTTCATCTCTCATTAAAAAGCTGATAGCTGATGCACTTCAGTCAATGTGTTCCACCTCTTTTTCTCAccacacagactgtttacctgcaggcaacaAGCTGCTCAAACGTGGTCAAACTAGAACCAAAACCAGGAGGCTTCCAGTCCCAAACTCTTGTTCCACACTAACAGATTCTGTATagatagtatagtatagtatagtatagtacattatagtatagtatatttacatgcagaatctgttcaAACAGATTCATGGTTCAATGTTTGAAATGTAGTGAAGTGGCCAAAATTTTCACTTAAGTATATGACTTGCATAATTGCACAGTTACATTCCAGTAGAGAGTAGTCAAAGTCAGAGTAGTCAAAATAGAAATCTGCCACTCAAAGTGAGAATAAAACGGAAACCTGAGCTAAAGTAGTAACGGACAGAAGACAAGTACTGACAGTTCAAAGATCATCTTGTATCATCTtcatatatttaacattattataaaacatCCAGTTCATGGTAAATTCAGATGAACACATTTCCCAGGTTGGCATTGGTGAAGGGGCACATGAGCTCCTCTGATGGGGCTGTGAGGTCACATCAGACAGAAAAGGTTGGGAGCTGCTGTATTAGACCAGTCATCATATCTGAGGTCAGTATGAAATGGACTCTCGCTCTGCTGGCTGACCCCAATCCAAAAGTTTTAGCATTTATATTGACATTTGCATGAGAGCACagaggatgcagcccctgatgAGTCCACTGAGACGTGGGGAGCAAAGTGCTGAGACGAGCGGATACAAAAAACCCctcaaacaataacagtgtgtcagtgtgtgagtccGCCCCAGTGGGATATTAATGATCAGTCTGTCTTTCAGACATTTTGTATTGTTTCTGTCTGAAGTcattttttcaaattcaatAATGCAACATATTTCGCTTGATGACATCCCTGGATGATATAAACATTCACAGACATTTTGCACAGAAGTTTCAGGATAAATGAGGTGAAATCTCCGTTTTCCATGATCCATTTAGTTTTTCTGCTTCAAAACATTTTGGAATGTAGTACTCATGATGCTCAGTCGTTCCTCATATATAAGGAAAGATGGTCTGTTGGTGTTTGGTAAATTATGCACAGACCAATTACCAATACACACAGTTAAGTTTTGAATCTTTAGTGAAGCAGAGTATGACAGAAAGTGTCAAATCTTTGGGTAGTCACATTCAGGTTCACTTCTTTCAGCTGGATAAACAGACAGGGTTAAAGGTTTCTGAGAAAAGGAAAGGTTTGAGATTGAAGATGAAGGaggttttcacacctgaaagtctgaaccaaggttcatgtctgttacattgtttatatttgatccAGTAAGAtttagtttcacattgtaatttaaggAGGTATGATTTATATTGAACACGTGTCTCGActtcatcacctacgtgggctgcGTCTACCTTTACcagacattgattggtttgtagacgagCAGTTCGGTGGGtagtagtctttctgtttgaatggagaaaacaaatgaaacgcTTCATTTGTTTAATTCCATTTCTGCTGTAATATCATGGTACCACTACCAGCATGACAAACTACAGgcacagtactccacactagTTATTCCATGTTGCTCAAACATTATATCAGAGACGACTTCAAGCGATCCTGTGAGCTACTTCCGCTTCCTTtacttcttctattgtttaaagCTGTCAACTTCCTGCGATTAGTCTGAAAGTCTGAATTATCcccaaaaagtgttttcacggttcagtttgatccagactgagaccacctcttttggtcgGACTAAATTTTGGTCCGTTAATCCAGATCAAGGTCTGAGGAcactttcacacctgttattttaattctgacataaactgaaaagtcagaaCAAGGCAGGTGTGTAACTTACGCTCCCTTTTGGTCCTCCGACCTGGTTGATCATAAAGAACTTGAATCAGCAGAAAACTAAATTATTTGTTGACAACACTCACTGCCAGGCCACTTAATCAGAGATCCCTGTACAATTATTAGATACTATACAATCGATCAATTAACCCATTAGCTTTATAGAAAAGGCCATGCAAACTCCACGTCTTTGATCGGCAGAATCAAATCGTCTTGCATTGACACAGCAGTGCAAACCATGTACTGCTGTTTAATTCAGTTCAATATAACAGATCGGCCACATATTCTACATTTAGAAAGACTCATCTACAGTTTAAATCATCATTGTGTGATATGTCCCTAACAACAACTGGCAGTAGTCACAAATTAGTGCAGTagaacatacaagggatattctccatcttgtcctatgttctaaaatggaaagtgtttagtttaaaaaggcatagaggtaatgatgtctaaTCTATTGCGCATGGCTTTCATAGGACTgtcatacaagccagtagccagtcagatttaccttaagcctcagcgtaccctcaagtTCAGCCTGTATCGTTGtttacaaggccaaaacacaaatgtgctcagtgtgaattCAGTTTGAAAGACTTTACCCCCATTCAATCAGTCTCAAATCTCTTACTCTTCCTATGCTTAATGATCCGCTGGTGGTCACGAACACCTGCTCTGCactaacatctactggtagttgatcatttaaattgtgcagaagacttTTAAACGTGCaagggatattcaacatctagtcctatattctaaaataacACCTGAGAGAAGTGTAAAACTATACTAATGTCTGTGGTGGTGTTAAATTAAACTGCATCATATTCAAATTCTCGATATAATGCAGCCAATATAAACACTGCAAATGACAACATCAATAATAAACAAAGACTTCAATCGGTGCCTCTGAAAGTGGTCAAATTGACATTATTAGTTTTGTAAAAGTTGAATTCATGGCATAGCAACTGTACTGTATTTGAAGTGGGAACTGTTTGTACTttatatgtaaaaatgtatgttcATGTGCAgtgatatttaattttttttatgtgaaaccacatttatctggatttttatttaaatctgcaccaaatctcaCACAGTCAAAAATATCAGCCCCCTAAACAtccttgaattattctctgagaaatcaagatatctcacaatgttaaagaaagagaaaaaagacaaaaaaacataagTAACTGATGAGTCCTACCTTTAAACTGTGTCAGGTATAACCGTAGATGTCGTTCAGAGTGTAAAATCTTGTCTTGAAAAAGGTCTATCTTGTTCATGAATAATATCTGaaatagaacacacacacacacacacacacacacacacacacacacacacacacacacacacacactgtttaaaatAGACTCATCTGTAGCACTGCAATAACTTCAAAgtattaaatcaatcaatcagttcTCAACGTCACATTTATTCTCACTTTACAcacatttgtgtaaaatgtgaGAATCAATAGCTGTGTTGAGACCATCACGGGGTGATAATGGCAGATCAATGACCTCAATCAACACGCTGGT
This is a stretch of genomic DNA from Paralichthys olivaceus isolate ysfri-2021 chromosome 8, ASM2471397v2, whole genome shotgun sequence. It encodes these proteins:
- the sgsh gene encoding N-sulphoglucosamine sulphohydrolase is translated as MLLQLLCLVLSSCCVTEAKTRNVLLIIADDAGFETEVYNNSVVRTPHLRSLAQRSLVFSNAFTSVSSCSPSRSTILTGLPQHQNGMYGLHQGVHHFNSFDAVQSLPLLLSKAKVHTGIIGKKHVGPGSVYPFDFAYTEENNSVLQVGRNITRIKLLVRKFFQTHKEEATEQRRKKEEYKGDSGDRRSEERPFFLYVAFHDTHRCGHSQPQYGAFCEKFGNGEMGMGRIPDWTPEYYTPDQVKVPPFVPDTPVARADLAAQYTTVSRLDQGIGLVLQELRDAGYENDTLVIYSSDNGIPFPNGRTNLYHSGTAEPMLVSSPEHRERWGDTSQAYVSLLDITPTILDWFSVPYPSYSLPGSPATLVHLTGRSLLPTLVTEPGHWHTIYASQSLHEVTMYYPTRSVHQGAYHLLHNLHYRMPFPVDQDLYVSPTFQDLLNRTRLSEPTHWFKSLEQYYYRERWELYDSRTDPLEMRNLVSDPSYSAVLESLRQSLQKWQWETGDPWVCGPDYVLEDKLEPHCRPLYNGL
- the npb gene encoding neuropeptide B codes for the protein MERSVRFAVVCVGVSLLISCRPVEAWYKQSTGPSYYSVGRASGLLSGIRRSPYVRRAETEETLMESGETTGNNVMPETNRQISILKSMAICVKDISPNLKSCELLRDGTGTFQCKADVFLTLDSLDCLSA